Proteins encoded in a region of the Watersipora subatra chromosome 5, tzWatSuba1.1, whole genome shotgun sequence genome:
- the LOC137396350 gene encoding microfibril-associated glycoprotein 4-like, producing MAFLSSLALFIILTSASDAHLIGVNEKGQTFFQLRQSIYAARQLLQNECPTILEANHGIYDDSALPFHFEVSEVIHSKLLDSLTECLTTRTTAGSETTLPSSSQSLATEEATSTQQTSQHLSTDEPTNDQTVTREMSTPQDCQELYEQGNRCPGVYQVNPPHTDSEPFPVWCDFIDGRGWTVFQKRVNGSVDFHQNWTSYQEGFGNIHREYWLGLNKIYALTRSNTKLSIFLRAANGTTESGIWPSFYINSSADGYKLTISNDGYRGSLDSYGLDHHHGMKFSTPDHDQDNSGGNCAQYWEGGWWFTNCHESLLNGVYGAENQGGIMWRSQSNHFTESVMRVTRD from the exons ATGGCCTTTTTATCCAGTCTGgcattattcattattttaacTTCTGCTTCTGACGCACATCTCATTGGGGTGAACGAAAAAGgacaaacattttttcaattgCGACAAAGTATCTACGCAGCTCGTCAACTTTTGCAAAATGAGTGTCCAACAATCTTAGAGGCCAATCATGGCATTTACGATGACAGCGCACTGCCATTTCATTTTGAAGTCAGCGAAGTCATTCATAGCAAGCTGCTAGACAGTTTGACTGAGTGCCTGACAACTCGAACTACTGCTGGAAGTGAGACTACCCTGCCTTCTTCAAGCCAAAGTCTAGCAACAGAGGAAGCGACTTCAACACAACAAACCAGTCAACACCTTTCAACAGATGAACCAACAAATGATCAGACTGTAACTAGGGAGATGTCAACACCTCAAG ATTGTCAAGAGTTGTATGAGCAAGGAAATAGATGTCCTGGAGTTTATCAAGTTAACCCACCTCATACAGATAGTGAACCATTTCCTGTCTGGTGTGACTTTATTGATGGTCGTGGGTGGACTGTGTTTCAAAAAAGAGTAAATGGATCAGTTGATTTTCATCAAAACTGGACAAGTTACCAAGAGGGATTTGGTAATATACATAGAGAATATTGGTTAG GTTTAAATAAAATCTATGCTTTGACCAGATCAAACACCAAACTGTCCATTTTCCTTAGAGCCGCGAATGGAACTACAGAGTCTGGAATCTGGCcaagtttttatataaatagttCAGCAGATGGTTATAAGTTAACA ATTAGTAATGATGGCTATCGTGGGAGTTTAGATAGCTATGGTCTGGACCATCATCATGGGATGAAGTTCAGCACTCCTGATCATGATCAAGACAACAGTGGAGGCAACTGTGCTCAATATTGGGAAG GTGGCTGGTGGTTTACAAACTGTCATGAATCCTTGCTGAATGGAGTATATGGTGCTGAAAACCAAGGAGGGATAATGTGGAGGAGCCAATCAAATCACTTCACTGAGTCAGTGATGAGAGTCACCAGAGATTAA
- the LOC137397145 gene encoding general transcription factor II-I repeat domain-containing protein 2A-like, with product MSVKTNLKRQKTYHFHKEWEEDYFFVISNSKCMCLICQAIISLPKKGNLERHFTTMHKRYENDFPAQSELRKIKLKELKSQLAAQQSIFTRPNTRGKAAKIASYRVCQVLAKHKKPFQDGAMVKEAFMEAADSLFVDFKNKDEIMSAIKDVQLSRSTMTRRCEEIEKNVTAQLQRDIAMCECFSLQFDESTDSVDVAQLCLFIRMMFDNMTAKEELLCILPLKGHTRGEDIFQAFMEFVNKIQLPLGKLVSITTDGAPAMVGCSNGFIAHCKQNDTFPDFIHYHCIIHQQALCGKVLNMQEVMDIVMKIVCSVRARSLQRRLFRAHMEEADAEHTDLLLHTDVRWLSRGRFLERFRELLPDVKEFLKQSKHAEYAQLENEQWLMDLAFLTDITALLNELNLELQGKNKNVINMISSVNAFKRKLQLISTKLERQDLRYFQHMNSELARQGKTSAELNSAHYIQQVQSISSEFDKRFNDFASVEPVATYMCFPFATDIDVEDIAFKMGALFQLDTTALENEIVSLQNDIEMKSRATTEREKLWGLLLEEKYPNIRRCAFNLSACFGSTYLCESAFSYMKIIKSKYRSTMTDDHLLACMRLATTCYYPDYKKLAASSQCQVSH from the coding sequence ATGAGTGTTAAGACAAATCTGAAACGACAAAAAACCTATCACTTCCACAAGGAATGGGAAGAGGATTATTTCTTTGTCATTTCCAACTCTAAATGCATGTGCCTCATCTGCCAAGCCATCATCTCGCTTCCTAAGAAGGGTAACCTCGAAAGGCATTTCACAACCATGCATAAAAGGTACGAGAATGATTTTCCTGCCCAAAGTGAATTAaggaaaataaaattaaaggaATTGAAATCGCAACTAGCTGCACAGCAGTCTATTTTTACCAGGCCAAATACGAGAGGCAAAGCAGCTAAGATAGCATCATATCGAGTTTGCCAAGTTCTTGCCAAGCATAAGAAACCATTTCAAGATGGAGCAATGGTCAAGGAAGCATTTATGGAAGCTGCTGATTCATTGTTTGTggattttaaaaacaaagatgAAATCATGTCCGCAATCAAAGACGTTCAGTTATCGAGAAGTACGATGACAAGGCGATGTGAGGAAATAGAGAAGAACGTCAcagcccagttgcagagagatATTGCCATGTGTGAGTGTTTTTCACTTCAGTTTGATGAGTCAACAGACTCTGTGGATGTGGCACAGTTGTGCCTTTTCATAAGAATGATGTTCGATAACATGACTGCAAAAGAGGAGCTGCTTTGCATCTTGCCTCTTAAAGGACATACACGAGGTGAAGACATATTTCAAGCATTCATGGAGTTCGTTAACAAAATCCAACTGCCGCTAGGTAAGCTTGTTTCCATTACAACCGATGGGGCACCCGCTATGGTGGGCTGTAGTAATGGGTTTATAGCTCATTGCAAACAGAATGACACTTTTCCAGACTTTATTCATTATCATTGCATCATCCACCAGCAGGCTTTATGTGGGAAAGTATTAAACATGCAGGAGGTGATGGATATTGTCATGAAGATTGTTTGTTCAGTTCGAGCAAGGAGCCTACAGAGGAGACTTTTCCGCGCTCATATGGAAGAGGCTGACGCAGAACACACAGATCTGCTGCTTCATACAGATGTGAGGTGGTTGAGCAGAGGTAGATTTTTGGAAAGATTCAGAGAGCTATTGCCTGATGTAAAAGAGTTTCTCAAACAATCTAAACATGCGGAATATGCACAGCTTGAAAATGAACAGTGGCTCATGGATTTGGCTTTCCTTACTGACATTACTGCTCTTCTGAATGAGCTGAATTTAGAGCTGCAgggaaaaaacaaaaatgtaattaACATGATCAGCTCTGTGAACGCATTTAAACGCAAGTTACAGCTGATCTCAACCAAGCTTGAACGCCAGGACTTGCGCTACTTTCAACACATGAACTCCGAACTTGCGCGTCAGGGCAAAACCTCTGCAGAACTCAATAGTGCACATTACATTCAGCAGGTGCAAAGCATTTCATCAGAGTTTGACAAGCGCTTCAATGACTTTGCATCAGTTGAGCCTGTTGCCACATATATGTGTTTCCCATTTGCCACAGACATAGATGTGGAGGACATTGCCTTCAAAATGGGAGCACTCTTTCAGCTGGATACAACTGCATTGGAAAATGAAATAGTCTCCCTTCAAAATGACATAGAGATGAAATCCAGGGCAACCACTGAGAGGGAAAAATTGTGGGGATTGTTGTTAGAGGAGAAGTATCCAAACATAAGAAGATGTGCTTTTAATTTATCAGCCTGCTTTGGATCAACCTACCTGTGTGAATCTGCATTTTCTTACATGAAgataataaaatcaaaatacagATCCACCATGACAGATGACCACCTACTGGCGTGTATGAGGCTTGCAACAACCTGCTACTACCCTGACTATAAGAAACTAGCTGCATCCTCCCAGTGCCAGGTTTCTCACTAA